The Candidatus Angelobacter sp. DNA window CGCGTCCACCCAGCCGCTCGATGCCCTTTTGGACAATCGCCAGGCCGATGCCCGTGCCGGGGTAGGTTTCCATGCCATGAAGCCGTTCGAACACCTGAAAAATGCGGGCCTGGTGTTCGGGAGCGATGCCTATGCCGTTATCCTCAACCCACAGCCGGCAACAGTCGCCATCCTCCTCCGCTCGAACCACTACTTTCGGCCTCACGTCGGGAGCGACGAACTTGATGGCGTTGGAAACCAGATTGCCGACAATCTGACCCAGAGTGGCGCGGTGACCGATCACCGTTGGTAGTGTTCCTCGCACTTCCAACTCCGCCATCTTCTCCCGCAAATCCGCCTCCAGTTGGTGCTGCACATCCGCCACCACGGCCGCCAGGTCCACCGTCTTCAACTCCAGATCAGTGCGACTGAGCCGGCTGTACGCAAGCAAATCCTGGATCAGGGTGTCCATCCTGCCAGCGGCGACGACAATCCGCCCACAATATTCCTTTCCGGTATCGTCGAACCGGTCTGCGTAATCCTCCAATAGCGCATTCGAAAGTCCTTGCAGCGCCCGCAGCGGCGCGCGGAGATCGTGCGACACGGAATACGTGAACGACTCGAGTTCCTTGTTGATCGCTTCGAGCTGTCCGGTCCGCTCGATCACACGCTGTTCCAACTCTTCGTTCAACTTTTGAATCTCCTCTTCCGCGCGCTTGCGCTCAGTGATGTCGCGCAGGAAACACGTGTAGATCGTCGGTTCCTCGTATGAATTGCGTGTGATGGCCAGTTCTGCTCGAAACTCCGTTCCGTTCCCCCGCATGACGGTCAGTTCAATTGGCCGGCCCAGCAAGCTACCAACACCGGTCATCAGGTATTCCGCCAGGCCGTCGCGGTAATATTCACGCAGGGCGGGCGGGATGATCAGTTCGTCCATCTTTCTCCCGATCGCCTCCGACTTCGGATAACCGAAATTTCTTTCCGCCGCGGGATTCCACTCATGAATCCGCCCCTCGTGGTCGAGGGAAAAAATTGCATCAAGCGCGGTCTCAAGAATGGCGCTTTTGCGTGTCTCGCTCTGCCGCAATGCCTCTTCGGCGGTCTTGCGCTCAGTGATGTCGCGAATGTACGCAGTGAAGAGGGGCGGGTTGGTCGAATGGATCCGCGCGATCGCGAGTTCGGCCATGAATTCGGCTCCGTCCGCCCGCATCGCAGTCATTTCAACACGCCGGCCGAGGACGCGAGCCTCTCCCGTGCTCAGGTAGCGCGCCAGGCCCTGGCGGTGCTTTTCGCGCAGTGAAGTCGGGATGATGAGCTCGCACATTTCGCGGCCGAGCGCATCGCCGCGCCGATAGCCAAAGGTCCGCTCTGCAGCGGGATTCCAATCAATCACCCGGCCTTCGTGGTCCATCGTCACGATGCAGTCCAGCGCGGATTCGAGAATGGCGCGCTTGAGCGCGTCACTTTCGCTCAAAGCCCGCGCGGCCCGCTTGCGATCCGTGATGTCCCTCGCGATCTTGGAGGCGCCGATGATCCGCCCTGACGAATCCCTCACCGGGGAAATGCTCAACGATACGTCGATCCGCGATCCGTTTTTTCGCAGCCGGACCGTCTCATAATGCTCGATCCGCTTCCCCTGTTTCAGTTTGGCGATGATTTGTTCGTCCTCGTCCTGCAATTCGGAAGGAATCAGCAAACGGCTCGACTGGCCGACGATCTCTTCGGCGGAATAGCCAAACATCCGGGTTGCCGCGGCGTTCCAGCTCACGACGGT harbors:
- a CDS encoding PAS domain S-box protein, whose product is MQKFDGQSGVAAVGDEQAESTRRQLAVALVLLAVYFGAGRFALAKLAFVHANATAVWPPTGIALAGLLLFGYRVWPAIFLGAFLVNVTTPPSSVTVSLGIALGNTLEALLGACFVNKFAGGPRAFDHPRNIFKFVLLAGVASTCVSASIGLASLALGGLTAAANPRAIWLTWWLGDAVGALIVAPLVVAWSAHHEMRWKRNQTVEAGLLLFASVLVALVEFSGMLPAGADNHPLAFLSILPVVWAAFRFGLRETVMIGCVLSGIAIWGTLHGYGPFVKGTQNESVICLQAFMGVIVVTGMAVNAVVTGHRRTEEGLRQAHVELERRLQDRMQAEEARNRLTGIIESSDDAIISKALDGTVVSWNAAATRMFGYSAEEIVGQSSRLLIPSELQDEDEQIIAKLKQGKRIEHYETVRLRKNGSRIDVSLSISPVRDSSGRIIGASKIARDITDRKRAARALSESDALKRAILESALDCIVTMDHEGRVIDWNPAAERTFGYRRGDALGREMCELIIPTSLREKHRQGLARYLSTGEARVLGRRVEMTAMRADGAEFMAELAIARIHSTNPPLFTAYIRDITERKTAEEALRQSETRKSAILETALDAIFSLDHEGRIHEWNPAAERNFGYPKSEAIGRKMDELIIPPALREYYRDGLAEYLMTGVGSLLGRPIELTVMRGNGTEFRAELAITRNSYEEPTIYTCFLRDITERKRAEEEIQKLNEELEQRVIERTGQLEAINKELESFTYSVSHDLRAPLRALQGLSNALLEDYADRFDDTGKEYCGRIVVAAGRMDTLIQDLLAYSRLSRTDLELKTVDLAAVVADVQHQLEADLREKMAELEVRGTLPTVIGHRATLGQIVGNLVSNAIKFVAPDVRPKVVVRAEEDGDCCRLWVEDNGIGIAPEHQARIFQVFERLHGMETYPGTGIGLAIVQKGIERLGGRVGLESSEGKGSRFWIQLKKGEM